GCGGATACACCTGTGTCCTCATGATATTCTTATCTATGTAGGCCACATTCCTAATACACTGTCATTTAtgttcaaaaatattttgtctCACATTTCCTTCATGAGGTAGCTTTCtttctaaatgtgtgtgtggctgttaaACAGCTACTGACAACAACACGAGTTTTGTCTCCTCCCCCACGGGTGTAGTCAGGTGAGTCAGCTCTGCTGTGTCATTTTATCACGGAGCTGCAACCAAGGTGAGTAACCTTACCTGCGAGCTATGTTAACTTTAGTATGAGTCAGTTTCgtttttaatcatttgagtgatccagctttttaaataattaaatggtATTATAACAGATGCAATAGTGATAGTAGTATAATATCCTGTCTAGGCTACATTTGTATCATAAACCgtctttatttgatttattatggGGTTTCTCTTTAACCTTTGCACTGAGGAATTGTTCTCAGTACATCACGGCGTAAACTTTACCTGACAATTATTCAGTGAAGAAATGTGTAGTTGAAAGAGGAACAATGAACACGAAAAGGGATACAGAAGCAGATTAATGAAGTGTTGTTCTGAGGTATTAAATCACTGGCATTTCAATGTATAATCCTCTAGTTATCCAGGGCACAACAGCCTAAATACATGAATTTGTTTATTGACCGCACATATATCTGTCTGCACTCTATGTACAAGTATCTGTTATATTAACTCAGTGAGCCATAATGACATATTTGCAGGTCTTTCTGCTCAGTGAGTTTCCCAGCAGACACAACAGAGGATTAAATGAGCTGTTTCCCAGGGTGATGGAGTGGGGTCAGTCGTTACATGGACAGCGCGCTTCATTCGTCTGGTTCACCGAGTCCCAGCTCCAGTCTGTGATCAGGAATGGTGTGGTTCCAGAATGGTTTCATGGCATCATTTCCAGGAAGTAAGTTCATAAAGTCTATCACTGTCTGCcatctgcagcagaggaggcaCGCAGGGAGGAATGTGGAGATCCATGTTTTAAAAATCGTTTGCGATGATATCAGCGTTGTGTCCCAGCATGCAGTGATTGTTTTAGTGAAGGATAAAACTGCTCCAGTATAATCACTTATGTTTGGAGGCATTTTCTTGACTCTGCTTTATGTATAATATTAATGTCGGGTTAAAAAGagtaatgtgaaaatgtaaaactgtatttatgtaGCTTCTTTCTAGAGCAAAGTGGTTCCCAATAGCAAACTGAAGACATGAAATACAGCCACAATATTAATGGGTCAAACATATGAAAAAAGCCTAAACAAAGTCTCAACAAGGGGAAATTTTGAATCCCCAAAATATCAAATTTTCAGGAAGTAATACAAACTTTTCAGGAAGTTGTTGACAACCAAGTAAACAATAGGATCACATTCTTTCCTCAACATGTTCTCTTTTAAGTGATAGCATGACATCAAACCACTACATCTAAACAGAGATatcgtcctcttcctccactcTTAGCAGCCGTGTGAGTCGCAAATGATtttttcttgggcaagtcaagtcccaagtcaGATCACCATATCCGGTGTTATCAACCAATTTATCTAACCTGTTCAGAAAGTAGGGCAATTAACTGAATTAGTATCataattattgatatttagtgaaataaatgtaatcaaacaaaatacaaatcatTTCATTAAAGCTTATCAATCAAAAATATTCCCTCCTCATcacctttaaaaagtgaaatccaGACTGCCAGAactaaaaagacaacaacaaaaaaagacgaaaatgtaatataatgcaCACAGAGAAGTCCAAGTTGAGgctcaagtcatttattttctgtcaagtcaagctgcaagtcatcaaaacagtgactcaaAGCACATCTCTGACAACGAGCAAAGCAAACACGCAAAACTAGACCACTGCCACAAGAACTAAGGTCTGCTAAAACCTTGTCTTCTTTTATAAGCAgactaaaaacatgttttcgCACAAGCTTTATGTCTTAAATGATTGAATAACAGGTAGCACTTAaagatttcttcttcttcttctattctcttttaacaataataataacactgttTAATGTGATTTCTATCTGATTCATTTGTATTGTGTTGCCTTCTCAtccttcatgttttattctgtttttatcttgtatgtttttattgtattttattgtaaagtatACGATTTTTTCATGTATGGTGTTTACTTTTAATCTTTTATCTACATGTTAAACCTTGATTATACATGTTTGCTAATGATACACAATAACCACACATATATCTGTGAAGTAGCCTCTTGACCTGGTGGACTTTCCTCCTAGCCCAGTGACACAACTTTATACAATGCATGATACTCTATGTGGATTATTATGGTGTATGTGATTCAGTTTACTTTACACACAGTATTTATCACGCATGACGAGAGGATTTTGTAATTTGATGAAAGCTAAGCTGTTTCCTATAAATCTTGATGACAAATTCCCACGCTGACTTTTACTGCCGACTGATTGTAGCTCCACTTCACACAAGCAAAGCTAAAATTACCAGATCATTAACAGATTaaagtgcatgtgtgaaagcgTTTTTTTGTCTGAGttaattgtactgtatgtttatcaTTTGTGTAGGACGTCAGAGGATCTGCTGATGTCCAAACCTCCTGGCTACTTCCTCATCAGAGTCAGTGAGAGCCGGATTGGCTACACCCTCTCATACCGGTGAGTGTTTGCAGGATTAAAAATTGCtttatttcacagtttacactcacacacactcagttcaAAGTCCATCCCTGTTCACTCTTCTTGATATATTCTCAGCGCTGAGGACCGCTGCAGACATTTCATGATTGATGCATTAGAGGATGGCCAGTACATTATCGTAGGGGAGAACAGGCGTCACCGGTTCCTGCAGGACCTGGTGGACTTTCATCGAAGGACTCCCATCGAGCCTTTCACTGAAGTGCTGACTGTCGCTTGTGGACAGGtgaggaaatgttttattgtcttaCCTGCATGCAAATTAACTCTTCAGGACCACATTTTTGCTTTTCGGCATTTACAGTGCACGCAGTTAGAGTGAAAACTGAGTCACCATTATGATCCAAAAccacaatatttgtttattggtttgCCACCTGTGCACcatgcaaacagaaaacagtcacAAATTGtcctgtgtttctctctctttgtctgaaccAACACAAGGCCTCGAATGACAGGACTGACTATGCAGAACTACTGTTTCCCCAAAGACATCCGAACCGTAACACAAGTCTGCCACCAAACCACTTCCCGCTTCCCAGCGTAAGTCAGCCAGTGTCACCAGAAGATGTCCCACCTGCCCTTCCTTATCGACCAGACAACCTGAGGCACTCTGCAGTCCTGTCTCCAAACAGACTCTACCCTAGTTTGGAAGAAGGATATCCACATGTCACCTCACCTATGTCAGCCACGGTAATATTGATCTAGATATTTTCAGGTGCTAAAACTGTTAACTGATGGCACGTTTTAATTCTTTAAATTCTTAAGACGTTGTCTGAGCAAAGGGATTCTCAAGACATTACAAGGGTTTTTATTGGAAGAAGGTGTTTCTATATGAACGCACACTTTTCTCCCAGATTATGACCAGTGTTTAGTTGTTTCACTTTGATTTCTGTGTCCCAGCAGGAAAACGTCTACTTTATATTTAAAGCAGACCTGTTgtgcttttttgcttttttgcttttttcctttccttcagtgtgttataaatgttcttgtgcatgtaaaaggcaCACCTGTTCTGTTAGCGATGCTatgtcaggcgtgtgtgagcggaccaatcagaggagactgggtattcaggagggtggcccttaaagagacaggagctaagagaaaactaatgttttttttttaacattaaagcatgtaaacctattctagtaatcaccccccaaaaaactaaTGACAGTTGTGGgggctgtcaatcaaatctgattaaatctgttaaactgaaacatgttttcccCTAACTTTGAGTGTTGCTTATTTGCTCGTGATAGAGATATACATAAGATTTGTAGTTCAGCAGTTCAGAGTCCTTTTATTCTCTAACAAATTTCTGTGCTGtatgtttcttcatgtttatcATCTCCAGCCTGTACCGATGACCAGAACCAAATATAAAGCCGACTACCCTCCATCTGAACGGCCCCCTGAAGTCCCTGCTCGAACCGCTGTTCCTCCACTGAAGCAGAACCAGGCGTGTATCAGAACAGTCTCTGCACCTGAAAGTCCCACCACACTCACAGCCACTGAACACCCACCCGGCACCAACATCCAGTCTGTAAAGAACCAGGAAGCAAAGCCGTCAGTCGTCACCAACCTGAAGAACCTCAAGAAGAAATTCCATAAAAAGAGAGCCATGTCGCAGGAGCTTATGTACACAGAGATTGATTTGAAGGCGACAGACAGGAGTGGAGACACTGAGAGTGAGTACCAGGAGATCACGGGGGAGGAAACCTTCAGTGGTTCACCGTTTTCCAGCAATTGCACTGATGTGAGACTGACTGATGGAGGGTTACCTCAGGAGTACTTTCCGCCGCCACCTTTTGCTCCAGGCTACTGATACACAACTGCTCCCTTAGAAAATACAGATGGATCAATCAGTGGATTGAGGAATGACTGTAACAAAAATTAATAGTTGTTAAGATGGTGGACTGTGGGCACATCCAAACCAGAGTGGGTGGAGGTGCAGGACAATAGCAGCATCCAAAGGAAACGGAACGATAGTCCACACATTGTAAATGAGTCCTTACAAGCTTAATAATATTCGGTGTCAATCCTAAACCGGTAAATCTAAAGATAACTAGACCTGCAAGCAAGCATTTAACAGGCCCAAAGTCTGCTGTGGGAGAAGAAAATAATGCCCTGTGGACAAAGcctggctagctgtttccaaTCTTTGCATTAAACTACCCTAACAAGCAGCTGGCAGAAGCGTCATATTTAGCATTTGACTCTCAGCAAATACGTTTATTTCCCTAAATgttgaactttttctttaatattttggTTAGTGTGCAAACTACAGTACCTCTCCCTTCTCTTTATATAAATGATTCAAAGCTGCAGATGcttgaattgttttgtttagaACTCAGCTGCCTACGAGTGAAAGCACTTATGTCTGAGCTGTTGAAATATAAAATCATACTAGACTGCTGTCTGCGTGTGACTGTAATTACTGCCAGTGACGAGAAAATGCtttatgttctgtttatttcttaGTTTATTCAACAGAGACAATCCAGATACACACTGTTAAATAAGAATAAGTCATCTACAGGCATCTCATAGAAGCTACCAACAGCTTCTTCTCTGGCTCAGCTTTTAAGAGTAACACATTTTATATGCTGCTTTGGTTATGTTTAAAGTATGAAAAGGCAGTAGGAGGAAGGTTTGTGCAGCATATGTAAATCATGGTTCATGTTAGCTGCTTTGAATACAGgagacatactgtactgtagcgTCAGATGCTGATCTGTTATCAGCAATATTACAGGGGAAGCAGGCAGGGGCAGATGAAGGTACTGGTAAAACTTGTTTCACTGGTAAAACCACACAGGTGAATAAAATCCACCTTCATACCGCTTCCGGACACAGAAGTAGCTATTTCCCCAAACatattgtactgtactgtaaaaggCTTGTATCCAGACCTTGTGATCTcaataatgtttaacatttgtgtCTATGACTATAATATCTCTTTACAAAGCATCTGATTTTGTCAGATGACTGAGCTAATAAATCACATTTGGAAAAGGTTCAGTCTGTATTGGTTTCAATTACAGTTGTTCTGCAGTTCTTTGTTTCAtgggacaaaataaatattactctaacgcctgtctgtctgcagcttaAAAGGAGAGATGTATGTGAATTTGACTGTGACAAATCACCACTTTATCCACCCATACTGGGCATTTACatagtttctgtttctgctctatgCAGTTCCTCCTGTCCACCCTCCTATTCCTCCTCCCTTGTTTCCCTTCTCACTCTGATCTTTGCATGTATTTGCAATGTACCCATAAAGTGCTGGAAATGACCATCTGAATTTCTTACTGTTTTTATAAGCAGTATTCATGCTTTtatgtattcatattttaattactGAGTGAACCGGTCAAGGCAGATGACCCGTCACCGTGAGTCCAAGTCTGCTCCGAGTTTTCAGCGTGATAGTTTTCAGCCACTGCTGacaagtgcttgctcatggggggaaatgttgggtccAGACCTTCTCCTGTTGAAAAGTGTCAGGAAATAACTTTTGCTGTGAACTgctgctttataaataaaattgacttgacttgattcTTGGGctatttcttatatttttgaCCATATAAAAACAAGCTTAATCTCAAATAGTAACTACTAACTTGTCAATGTCAATAGTTGGGATTATACACCAATCAGCTACAACATTTAAACCACCTTCTTAATATTGTGCAGGTTCCCcctgtgcagccaaaacagctctgacctgtcaaggcACGGTCATTAGACCTCTGGGGTTTTCCTGTGGTGTCTGGTACCAGGATGTTTGTagtggatcctttgggtcctgtatgttgttGGGTGCGGCCTCCTTGGAGCGTACTTGTTCCGTACTTGGCCACTGCCATGAGgaggtgtacttggtccacaacggTGTTTGGAtggggtgtgtgtgtcaagtggcgTTCAACTTggatgccaggacccaaggtttcgCAGCAGAACTttgcattgtaatgagatgatcaTTGTCATTCACATCACCTGTTAGTGGGTTTAATGTACTGGCTGATTcggtgtgtggtgtgtggtggTCACATCAGTTCAGAGCTCTCCAGTCCACCAAAAAAACTTGTCTTATTATACACTACCATCTAGTGGCAGCAAACCATGAAATGAGGTGCTCTAAGAGCATACTAGTGGTATTTAGATCCTTTATGAACTACCACAATGTAAAATTCTTATTTAACAGTGTTAACTACATCATGCAAAATTCACAACCTGatgatatattttgttttaatatgtaAAGTAACTTGAAACTGTAGATGTTAAAAATTGGGGTGGAGTAAAAAACTTCAACACTTGCCTCGTAAATGTAAAAGAACGACTCGAGTAAAGCAGGCTACAAGCACATAAAATTATATTCAAATACTACACTAAATATCCTtggttactttccaccactgggtATTACAATCTCCTACTCAGGCAGAATTACCTCTGggcaagttttcttttttttagtgaGGGTATGTCTAAAAGATAAGACATAATCCAAAAGGTACAAGTGcataaaatgtatcaaaactaGGTATCAGTGTAAAATGTGTAACCTGCCCTCTCCATGCTCATactgctgcacctcctcctcttcacagAAGGGCTTCAAGCCTTCACACGTGTGCTGATATCTCTCGGTGTACTCGCTCATACAGATGGGAAGGACTGTGCAGGATCACTGTTCGCCAGTTCCTTTTAAGGAAAACACCCAGCCTTGTCCCGGGACACAGTCAATGGAGGGTTTGGTTTGTAACGCACGTCTTCACAGAGTCAGTGAGGGCTACGGCCAACCGTTTAACACCGCCCCCCCGGGCTACCCCTCGCTACAAAACGCGCTGAGCTGATAGACTAGCAGGCGAAGTGACGTCATCCTGGCAGCCGTCGGTTTCCATCCATGGGATCAGCCTGCTGATCGAGGAAGTTGTCCCGCCGTCGACACCTCTTTTCTCCGAGACTTGAACAGTTGTTGTGAGTTTCTacgtttttttggggggtttcttgtgcctaaacctcTCAGCGACACCATGTCAATTTACACCCCAGGACAGCCGGTGACTGCAGTTGTGGTAAGTTTGTGAATACAGCAGTTTCCATTCAACGGGACTCTATTGTTTAGTCTCCGGGTCCGACGGTAACGAAAAAACAGCCTCAGCACTAAACTATAAACTCAACTACTGCTAGTCAGTCAGCTGTGGTGCTCTCACTAGCGTTGGCTAGCTCTTATATTAACTGTAACATTAGTCACTTTCTTTTGTTTAGCTGAAGTGTAGCCGGTGGAAGAAACTGACCTCGTCGACAGCCACGTAATCTCCATGTTGAAAAACCAGTCAGAACTGACCAGTTTAACCAAAAAAACCTCGAGAAATCCCCGCATGACGAACTGGGACACCGACATGGGACACAAACTAAAGCTAACATTTAGTTGTTAACTAAATGTTAGCTGTAGTTGAATGACTCGTCAGCTAACCACTCTTACAGATGGGCGTCACCGTCTCTTCACACAAAGTTACAGAATTTAAACTACAACTggattgtgttgtttttacgCTGCCTTCAAATGCTGCAGGAATTGTCACAAtttaagatacatttttataataattaaGTGGTGGATAGATATTTGCTGGGAtagctgtgattttttttaaattttttttttaccccagcCAGGCCAGAGATGCAAAGATGTCACATGTGAAGGGTGGGGAGCGGAGAAGTGTTTAAAAAGCATGGAGGTTAACCTCTCTGTATGTCATAGTCTGGCATCCACTATCAATAAGAGGcctattaaaggggcactatgtagttttggacaaGAAATTCAAACCATAATTGttatatttgcaatattaatgaggtggtaatacaaaatatttatcTTCTCCctatctgaataaacaagctgttctaagatccccaggacactgtttgaagccagaaaggtggcagggtccgccaaatataaacaaagtaaaacagtatgaaattgtgttgtcctttaaggtcagtttgtttattcagtttattcagtcatgaaaacaaagagtttgtttatttagtttgtttaggcataataaaaaatcagtcaatgaagatctttctcttctgattaaaatgtcttccccaaaactatataatgcacctttaagtttgtTTATCATGAATTTTTAACTATATTGACTGTCATGAAGTGATATTTATCACTTTGTTTTTGAGGCAGATactgaaattgatttttttttttttttttacattttctacataaacacacatcataAACAACATTATTCAATAAGGAGCTCTTACATTTAGTCATTGAAGAGTTCTAACAAACATATATGCTGAGTGGGACACTTAAAGTTATAAATTGTaacatttctttcattaaaatgtctaaaaacgactagaACTTTGTTATATATTCGTTGAGTGGTGTACTTATATTATaccagatgtttccaacaatgttcaaaccaagagaaatccacaagtttactcaaggtgaCGACGCATTTCATTTGGTGGCTGATATATCTGCAATAAGTAGATATAATTTAATTGGCTGGACTGTTTCCTCCTGTAAATTTCCTCCTATTAATACGAATAGGATTTTATCTGCATTGCAATGAAACATCTTCCTCAAACATTCCACATATTAAAAAATGGGCctattttaatgtaaatgagTGTGCTAATGGTCTCCTGTTTatagtttgatgtttttgttttaacagtcAGGCCTATTAATCACTTTTTCTGGGAGAGAGAAATTTGTTGTAATGCCTGCAAGTCCTGACTGACTGATATACTCTTACTCACTATTATCAAAGATTCAGACATACTTAGACTTCATTGTATCAGCGACAACACTCAGTGAATGTCTGGTTAttcatcaccacacacacagacagtcttTGTGTTGAGGAGTGCTGTGAGGAGTCCTACTGTCAGagtcatccatccatctggTTAGTGAGCCTGCAGCTGCTTGTCAGTGTCAAGGGCAGGGCTGCACTAATAAAGTCTCTGTTCCAGCGGGGACTTCAATTATGAGGGGACAGCTTCTAAATCCACCATTTGTTGCACGTTGAAAATTGTCTGTGGTGGATAAATCCGTGCTGTATGCAGTCAGTTCCCTGTTTTCAAATTGATGGCAAGCAGAGTGCCACTGAGAGTAGAAATCAAACCTTTGAAACTATACTGTTTCACTTCAATATGGTTTACACACACGATCTGCAATGTAAATGTGTGCTTGCCCATGTTAAATGAACCCAAACAGCTCATGTTGCAGTTGATTAATAATAGCTAACACATAAGAACAAGAACTGGAGTCTCTTTAATCAATAAGAACAGAAATGTACAGGAACTTGTCAGCGACACTGATGTAGAGACAATATTGACACAGTTATGAAGTACTGATAGGCCAGTGGTTCAGATTTCTAACACATGAGAGCGCTGCCAGTATCCAGTGTCCACTGTTTTCCTAATCAGGGACTTTTTGGTATATAACAGTCgttaatttaaacaaatattgaatGCATTTGTTGGCAGTGTTTTAAATAGGTTGGGTTTATTCCCTATGAATATGTATCTGATTtcgtttttatttttcttcctgtgtAACAGCAACGAATTGAGATCCATAAGTTGCGACAGGGAGATAATCTGATCCTGGGCTTCAGCATCGGAGGAGGGATAGACCAGGACCCTGGACAGAACCCCTTCTCTGGGGACAAGACTGACAAAGTaagtctcagtgtgtgtgtgaatctatCAGGTCTGTATGCACTGCAAATTTTACAGAAATTGGTACAGCTG
This window of the Pagrus major chromosome 11, Pma_NU_1.0 genome carries:
- the hsh2d gene encoding hematopoietic SH2 domain-containing protein homolog: MEWGQSLHGQRASFVWFTESQLQSVIRNGVVPEWFHGIISRKTSEDLLMSKPPGYFLIRVSESRIGYTLSYRAEDRCRHFMIDALEDGQYIIVGENRRHRFLQDLVDFHRRTPIEPFTEVLTVACGQASNDRTDYAELLFPQRHPNRNTSLPPNHFPLPSVSQPVSPEDVPPALPYRPDNLRHSAVLSPNRLYPSLEEGYPHVTSPMSATPVPMTRTKYKADYPPSERPPEVPARTAVPPLKQNQACIRTVSAPESPTTLTATEHPPGTNIQSVKNQEAKPSVVTNLKNLKKKFHKKRAMSQELMYTEIDLKATDRSGDTESEYQEITGEETFSGSPFSSNCTDVRLTDGGLPQEYFPPPPFAPGY